The Arvicola amphibius chromosome 6, mArvAmp1.2, whole genome shotgun sequence DNA window TGACTCTCGTACACCAGAAAATGCTATTATGTGAAATGTTTTTCAGATAAATGTCTAGCATTACTAATGTGTTCTGAAAAAAACTCTTTGCATCCTGAAAACAAGATTTTTTACACAGGAAggaaaaatgctttcaaaatttattaatcaaatagttTTCCTCTTCATGACTATGTTTGGCACTCTGGgaaacatttctgtttctgtgaattaTATGTTCAGTTGGTGGGGAGGGCCTGAGAAGAAACCCGTACACCTTATTCTCATCCACTTGGCTTTCACAAACATCATAATGCTTCTTGCAAAAGGATtgccaaagacaatggcagctTTTGGTTTGAGAAACTTCCTAGATGACATAGGATGTAAGATCATTGTTTACTTGGAGAGAGTGGCCCGTGGGGTCTCCATCTGCACCAGCAGTCTCCTCACTGTGGTCCAGGCCATCATCATCAGTCCCAGAGCATCTGGGTGGAGGAGGCTCAGACCAAAGTCTGCATGGCACATCCTtccattcttttcattcttttggatACTCAATGCTTTAATAGGTATGAACCTAATCTATTCCATCACAAGTACAAGTCTGAATATATCACAGCTTAAGAATAAAGACGACTATTGTTATTTTATGCTAGAAAGTAAGAATACAAAATGGATAGTTCTTCCCTTTATGGTCCTGAGAGATGCTGTGTTTCAGGGAGCCATGGGAGGGGCCAGTGGCTACATGGTACTTCTTCTCCACAAGCACCACCAGCATGTCCTCTACCTTCAGAACTCCAAGCTTCTCTACAGAACTCCCCCTGAGCTGAGAGCTGCTCAGAGTGTCCTCTTTCtgatgctctgttttgttttcttctattgggCCGACTGtgctttttctctatttttaagtcTCTCTTTAGCAGACGAATCTGTGGcggaaaatattcaaaaatttctgGCCCTTGGTTATGCAACTTTTAGCCCCCTTGTGCTGATTCACAGGAACTGACTTCTGCCTGAGTGTTGGCATGCTCAGTGGGAGAAACTGAGAAActatctctttcatttttctgttcaaTGTGTGTGGAAAAGTTCTCAGTTCTGCAATGTTGTGGGAAAGACAAAATTTTCAGGTTAGGCATGTGTTTATTCTCACACAATCTTCCTGGAGACTTCACAGCCTTGACCTGAGAGAGAGATCATAGAAAATTACAGCGATAAAAGAAATCTTATTCTCTAATTTTCCTCTCTTTTGAAGGGACTTTTTAATTCCTACATTTGTATTGTGTATGGATAATTTACCTGCATTATGTCCCTGTAGCACATCTATGCCTGGCTCCTGTAAGGACAGAAGAACTTGTGAAATGCCCTGTGACTGACTGGAGTTGGAAAGTTTGCTCTGAACCAAagtgtggttgctaggaattaaacctgagtcttctggaagacaagccagtgctctcaactactgaaccatgtctccagcgcAGAGAAAAAGgccataattatattttataaaattggttTTACTGTCACCATGACTGGAAGCACACCGATGAAATTGGTCAATTTTATCAATTTCATAGTGATTTAGTCACATTATTCAAAGAAATCCATATATTGTACCTGATGCTATACTTGCTAAATGTTAGCTTAGCTATGATGTGATTTTGGGTTCTTCAAAGTGTCTGTATGTTTCCATCTGTAGAAACTGTCTTTCAGAATTGTGAAAAGTTATATAAACTACATCCACTTCCAGGAAACCCAATGCGCTACTCACAGAACTTAAATGCACGGAAATGTGTCTGTGGTGTTCTATTCGTGAAGGTTCTCTGCAGGAATGAAGGTTGTCCATATGGGATAAACTGGATAAGGAATACATGGTAAAGTTTAATTTTATCCATCCATAATTTCTTTGTTGAATAAAAATGTGGATTTGCCTTTTTGCAAGATTAATATGCAGTGTGACTGAAACAGACTGAGGCTTGTTAGCAGCTGCCCTTGGTTAATGCCTGGTTGCTGTCCACAACACTATCCAGCTGTTTGTCATCAAAGAGCTGCAAAAGGATCTGATTCTACATCCATTTAAGTGAAGGATTCACCACCTGATTTCTTAGATCCACACAATAAGATATCAACATGGTACTAAGTATACGATAGACccattctaaaaaatatttattgatataatCATTGATCATGAAAGTATAGAAATTGCTAGAGGTGTGGGTTtatgccttattttttttaaattgctttgtcATATCTGAATAAACTCCTGTAACATTTTGGGTTCCACATGGCTTTACTTTACAATGATGTATAAGTT harbors:
- the LOC119816526 gene encoding vomeronasal type-1 receptor 4-like, with product MLSKFINQIVFLFMTMFGTLGNISVSVNYMFSWWGGPEKKPVHLILIHLAFTNIIMLLAKGLPKTMAAFGLRNFLDDIGCKIIVYLERVARGVSICTSSLLTVVQAIIISPRASGWRRLRPKSAWHILPFFSFFWILNALIGMNLIYSITSTSLNISQLKNKDDYCYFMLESKNTKWIVLPFMVLRDAVFQGAMGGASGYMVLLLHKHHQHVLYLQNSKLLYRTPPELRAAQSVLFLMLCFVFFYWADCAFSLFLSLSLADESVAENIQKFLALGYATFSPLVLIHRN